From Algoriphagus sp. NG3, the proteins below share one genomic window:
- a CDS encoding acyl-CoA dehydrogenase family protein — translation MKNLFKTIGGLRQLLSSVDLEQISKLSQKVDLSKMVGLVSQMSEEDLSKMMGMMKGGSKPKVIPPINGDFYELGKTLPHHEREIQLRVREFMEREIKPIANDYWNRGEFPMQIIPKMAELDIAGLTYQGYGCPGHSALLEGFVAMEMARIDTSVSTFFGVQSGLAMGSVYLCGSEAQKLEWLPSMQKLEKIGAFGLTEPEVGSGVAGGLTTTCKREGDAWVLNGQKKWIGNATFSDMTIIWARDLDDQQVKGFIVRKENPGFKAEKLEDKMALRIVQNALITLTNCEVPESDRLQEANSFRDTSKVLRMTRAGVAWQAVGCSRGAYELALAYTNERKQFGRPIASFQLVQDLLVTMLGDLTAMQTMVFRLSEMQDDDILKDEHASLAKVFCTLRMRSIVDHSRELFGGNGILLRHDIARFVADAEAVYSYEGTKEINSLIVGRAITGHSAFV, via the coding sequence ATGAAGAATCTATTTAAAACCATCGGCGGACTCCGTCAACTTTTGTCCAGTGTGGATCTCGAGCAAATCTCTAAGCTTTCCCAAAAAGTAGATCTTTCCAAGATGGTTGGCTTGGTATCTCAAATGAGCGAGGAAGACCTCTCGAAAATGATGGGTATGATGAAAGGCGGGAGTAAACCCAAAGTGATCCCTCCTATCAACGGGGATTTCTATGAACTAGGCAAAACCCTTCCCCATCATGAGCGGGAGATCCAACTTCGCGTACGGGAGTTTATGGAGCGGGAGATCAAACCTATTGCGAATGATTACTGGAACAGAGGAGAATTCCCCATGCAGATCATACCGAAAATGGCCGAATTGGACATTGCCGGGCTGACCTATCAGGGCTACGGCTGTCCAGGACACTCGGCATTGCTGGAAGGTTTTGTAGCCATGGAAATGGCAAGAATAGACACTTCAGTCTCTACTTTTTTCGGCGTTCAAAGTGGACTGGCGATGGGCTCTGTTTACCTCTGTGGATCTGAAGCCCAAAAACTGGAATGGCTTCCTTCCATGCAAAAACTGGAGAAAATCGGTGCTTTTGGCTTGACCGAACCTGAAGTGGGATCCGGTGTAGCCGGCGGACTGACCACGACTTGCAAAAGAGAAGGTGATGCCTGGGTTCTCAATGGGCAGAAAAAATGGATCGGAAATGCTACGTTTTCAGACATGACGATTATCTGGGCAAGAGATCTGGACGATCAGCAGGTGAAAGGTTTTATCGTGCGAAAGGAAAATCCCGGGTTCAAAGCAGAGAAACTTGAGGATAAAATGGCGCTTAGAATAGTGCAGAATGCCTTGATCACCCTGACGAATTGTGAAGTGCCGGAATCAGACAGACTGCAAGAAGCAAACTCCTTCCGGGACACTTCGAAAGTACTACGCATGACCCGAGCTGGTGTCGCTTGGCAAGCAGTAGGCTGTTCCAGAGGGGCATATGAGCTGGCTTTGGCTTACACCAATGAGCGCAAGCAATTCGGCAGACCTATCGCATCCTTCCAACTGGTACAGGATCTTTTGGTGACTATGCTCGGCGATCTGACCGCAATGCAGACGATGGTATTTAGACTTTCGGAAATGCAGGACGATGACATACTGAAAGATGAGCATGCATCATTGGCTAAAGTATTTTGCACGCTAAGAATGCGCTCGATCGTGGATCATTCCCGTGAGCTCTTTGGAGGAAATGGTATTTTGCTGCGTCATGATATCGCCCGGTTTGTGGCAGATGCAGAGGCAGTTTACAGTTACGAGGGCACCAAGGAAATCAACTCCCTGATAGTAGGTCGCGCTATCACCGGTCACAGTGCATTCGTCTAA
- a CDS encoding class I SAM-dependent methyltransferase: protein MKDQYSLLAPWYSSLVKFIFGIKLKEAKLCFLENTKSKRILIIGGGDGLDYAEVASDISGEYWELSSSMLKKAKVNLQLSQLDFHLGTFEAGKKFDEVWLHFVLDTLPDETIEALLEEIKHALKVGGRIVLADFFHPKSFRRRFLTRAMITFFRVVAGHHRKDLPQYAGFFSKKGFSKKDERTFMEGWVKAQVWRSE from the coding sequence GTGAAAGATCAGTATAGTTTACTTGCTCCCTGGTATTCTTCTTTGGTAAAGTTCATTTTTGGCATAAAGCTGAAGGAGGCTAAGCTATGCTTTCTGGAAAATACGAAGTCAAAACGCATCTTGATTATCGGGGGAGGAGATGGGTTGGATTACGCTGAAGTTGCTTCTGATATTTCCGGGGAATATTGGGAATTGTCAAGCAGCATGCTGAAGAAAGCAAAGGTAAATCTCCAGTTGAGCCAGCTGGATTTCCATCTAGGCACTTTCGAGGCAGGGAAAAAGTTTGATGAAGTCTGGCTGCATTTTGTGCTGGATACCCTACCTGATGAGACAATTGAGGCACTTTTAGAAGAAATCAAGCATGCGCTAAAAGTTGGTGGTAGGATAGTACTTGCAGATTTTTTTCATCCTAAAAGTTTTAGACGTCGGTTCTTAACTAGGGCGATGATCACTTTTTTTCGGGTAGTTGCTGGTCATCATCGCAAGGATCTTCCTCAATATGCGGGGTTTTTCTCCAAGAAGGGTTTTTCGAAAAAAGATGAGCGGACTTTTATGGAAGGCTGGGTGAAAGCCCAGGTTTGGAGATCAGAGTGA
- a CDS encoding AraC family transcriptional regulator produces MPSSPLPIFHIPDFTPDTLDSSHFYYAGLKDHLATHKFIQRPHKHDFYIIVVFTQGKGSHTIDFKTYEVGSGSVFFLSPGQVHSWKLSTDSDGHILFFSADFYTATFSRKRLNEYSLFNSILEFPRMEICSPEAKEIISFMEKIKKENSTPTLFTKDVLRNFIDVLLIFFYRFKSSKTSFSKREKLSHNQFQELELLIDTHFKKHREVSFYADQMNISMKQLNTISKHTVSKTSSQLILDRVILEAQRLLIHSELNISEIAYELEFEDASYFSRLFKKKTGDTPEQFRNKLESNSL; encoded by the coding sequence ATGCCGAGCAGTCCTCTTCCAATATTTCATATCCCTGACTTTACCCCAGACACGCTGGACTCCTCTCATTTTTATTATGCCGGGCTGAAAGATCACCTAGCTACACATAAGTTTATCCAGAGACCACACAAGCATGATTTTTACATCATTGTAGTGTTTACTCAAGGCAAAGGAAGTCACACTATAGATTTCAAAACCTATGAAGTAGGGTCTGGATCTGTGTTTTTCCTCAGTCCGGGACAAGTTCATTCCTGGAAGCTATCGACGGATTCGGATGGGCACATCCTTTTTTTCAGTGCTGACTTCTATACAGCTACATTTTCCAGGAAAAGACTGAACGAATATTCCCTTTTCAACTCAATTTTGGAATTCCCAAGAATGGAAATTTGCTCACCAGAAGCCAAAGAAATCATTTCCTTTATGGAGAAAATTAAAAAGGAAAACAGTACCCCGACCTTATTCACAAAAGATGTATTGAGAAATTTCATTGATGTACTTCTCATATTTTTTTACAGATTCAAGAGTAGCAAAACTTCCTTTTCCAAAAGAGAAAAGTTGAGCCACAATCAATTTCAGGAACTCGAACTGCTGATCGACACACACTTCAAAAAACATCGGGAGGTGAGCTTCTATGCGGATCAGATGAACATCAGTATGAAGCAACTCAACACAATCAGTAAACACACTGTCTCCAAAACCAGCTCCCAGCTTATTCTAGACCGAGTGATTTTGGAAGCCCAGCGGCTCTTGATCCATTCTGAACTCAATATTTCTGAAATTGCCTACGAGCTGGAATTTGAGGATGCATCCTATTTCAGCAGACTTTTCAAGAAGAAGACAGGAGATACACCCGAGCAATTCAGAAACAAACTAGAGAGTAATTCACTCTGA
- a CDS encoding DUF983 domain-containing protein: protein MNKSCSNCGQPFEPEPGYYFGAMFISYAINTALFITAWVALSIIKPDYSLSLLLSLLGLTVLIFLPFIYRVSRSIWISIFVKYRGEDFPGTS from the coding sequence ATGAACAAATCCTGTTCTAATTGCGGACAGCCTTTTGAGCCAGAGCCTGGCTACTACTTCGGAGCCATGTTCATCAGTTATGCAATTAATACGGCACTGTTCATTACGGCATGGGTGGCATTATCCATAATCAAGCCAGATTATTCACTTAGTCTTCTACTTTCCCTCCTCGGGCTCACCGTATTGATTTTTTTGCCCTTTATATATAGAGTCAGCAGATCAATCTGGATTTCCATTTTTGTAAAGTACCGTGGTGAAGACTTTCCCGGTACTTCTTGA
- a CDS encoding neutral/alkaline non-lysosomal ceramidase N-terminal domain-containing protein, translating into MTKVDRTPIEDQDFYKETLERLDQTDFSNSQGDTWLAGWSSVNMTPAEPADLVGYAPRGKYEFVQDSSYVKALALSNGKTRVAWLNYELLIVHPKLAEQIQNSINEANLPIDQVIFTATHTHSGMGGYMPGPMGELAFGGYDQEIVDLMVSRSLSALQRAITAQDTVSITYRKADAGALVTNRFVKDGSIDPFVRQLIFTKKSGKKATFLTYSAHATTMSTKFMGLSGDYPFYLTKNLEARGFDFAMYAAGAVGSHRPLRPGNTPEMVELYAHQLDSTLNLRMTYFATVKNHQIKTGYLPISLREPHLRVTDNLRLRPWLFNYLLGKTNAHFDITQIGNTLMIASSGEISGVFYEKWEKLAQSKGLNLIVTTFNGGYIGYITPDELYDKDYHEVREMNWYGPGNGKYFNEMVMKIIKKSTP; encoded by the coding sequence TTGACCAAAGTTGATCGTACTCCTATTGAGGACCAAGACTTTTACAAAGAGACTTTGGAGCGATTGGATCAAACCGATTTTTCAAACTCCCAAGGCGATACTTGGCTCGCTGGCTGGTCTAGTGTCAATATGACTCCTGCCGAACCCGCAGATCTAGTTGGCTATGCCCCCCGTGGAAAATACGAATTTGTACAGGACAGCAGCTATGTAAAAGCACTGGCTCTTTCCAATGGAAAAACACGTGTTGCTTGGCTCAATTATGAGTTGCTTATCGTACATCCGAAACTTGCTGAGCAAATACAAAACTCCATAAACGAAGCAAATCTTCCGATTGATCAGGTGATTTTCACCGCTACCCACACGCATTCGGGAATGGGTGGCTACATGCCTGGCCCAATGGGAGAATTGGCTTTCGGAGGTTATGACCAAGAAATAGTAGATCTGATGGTTTCACGAAGTCTTTCAGCTTTGCAACGTGCAATAACCGCCCAAGACACTGTTTCCATTACCTATCGTAAAGCAGATGCAGGAGCTCTTGTTACCAATAGATTTGTGAAAGACGGGTCGATTGATCCCTTTGTCCGCCAGCTTATTTTCACTAAAAAGTCCGGCAAAAAAGCTACTTTCCTCACCTACTCCGCTCATGCTACTACCATGAGCACTAAGTTTATGGGCTTATCAGGGGACTACCCTTTTTACCTTACCAAAAATCTGGAAGCCCGGGGTTTTGATTTTGCGATGTACGCGGCGGGGGCAGTTGGGAGTCATAGGCCATTACGCCCAGGAAATACTCCTGAAATGGTAGAACTATATGCACATCAACTGGATTCTACACTGAATCTTCGGATGACGTATTTCGCAACAGTCAAGAATCATCAGATCAAAACTGGCTACTTGCCGATTTCCTTGCGGGAGCCACATCTAAGAGTCACGGACAACCTTCGCCTTCGACCTTGGCTCTTCAATTACCTCCTAGGAAAGACTAATGCACACTTCGACATCACACAGATTGGCAACACACTAATGATCGCTTCCAGCGGGGAGATCTCGGGAGTTTTCTATGAGAAGTGGGAAAAGCTGGCGCAAAGCAAAGGCTTGAACCTGATCGTCACTACGTTCAATGGAGGCTACATCGGCTATATCACGCCTGACGAACTCTACGACAAAGACTATCATGAAGTGCGGGAGATGAACTGGTATGGGCCTGGAAACGGGAAATATTTTAATGAGATGGTCATGAAAATCATCAAGAAGTCCACTCCGTAA